Genomic segment of Nitrospirota bacterium:
ACAAAACCAAGGATTCCAGGAAGCTCAATGAAAGGATGACTGTAATTCTTAAACAGCGTGCGTCAGTAATTGAAGACTGGGTTAAATCCAATTCCAATGCAAAGATATGTCTTGTATGCTGGGAGAATGTAAATAGCTGTCACAGAAAACTTGTTGCAGACGCAATCAGGGACGCAGGTGACAGGGCGGGTGTACAAGTTACGGTTGAGATCGGTTAATGTATATTAATAAAATGGAAAACAAACCTGTTGACCACGAGAAAGATATTTTAGACATAATCCTCAATGTTAATAAGTCTCTTTTCTCTACGCTCGAGACAAAGGACTTATTGTTCCTTATTGTTCAGAAGATATCAGAAGTTGTTCCTGTTACAAGATGCTCTATAGTTAATGTTGATAAGGATAAAGATATAGGTAATGTACTTGCCACATTTGAAGACGCTGCCCTTGATTCTATAACTTTAGACCTTAACAAGTATCCGGAGATAATTAGAGCTGCTAAAGACGATAGCATTGTATATATAGGGGACGTAGGAACAGATCCAACTCTTATCGCCGTAAGAGACAAGATTCTATGCCTGGGTATTAAGTCAATTATTATAATGCCTATACATTATTATGATAATGATAAAGGTTCACTTTTTCTAAGGACATCAAAAAAGGGTGGCAAATTCAGTGAACATGATTTAAAGCTCTGTCAGGTAATAATAGATGGCGCCGCAGTTGCCCTTAAGAATGCCCATTTATTTAATGTTTTGAGGGAAGAGAAGCTGCTCCTTGAAAAATTGGTAATCACAGATGATCTTACACGATTATACAACCACAAATATTTTGTCCGGAGACTTGATGAGGAGTTTAAGAGGGCTAAAAGATATAGCAGTCCCCTGTCATGCATGATGATTGACCTTGATAACTTCAAACGGGTCAACGATACTTATGGACATCAGGCAGGAGACAAGGTATTGAAGGATGTAGCAAAGGTACTGAAGAAGAGTG
This window contains:
- a CDS encoding sensor domain-containing diguanylate cyclase, translated to MYINKMENKPVDHEKDILDIILNVNKSLFSTLETKDLLFLIVQKISEVVPVTRCSIVNVDKDKDIGNVLATFEDAALDSITLDLNKYPEIIRAAKDDSIVYIGDVGTDPTLIAVRDKILCLGIKSIIIMPIHYYDNDKGSLFLRTSKKGGKFSEHDLKLCQVIIDGAAVALKNAHLFNVLREEKLLLEKLVITDDLTRLYNHKYFVRRLDEEFKRAKRYSSPLSCMMIDLDNFKRVNDTYGHQAGDKVLKDVAKVLKKSVRETDIIARYGGEEFSVILPNSIREDALRLAERICRSVRSFVFDCIKEGENITVSIGVTTYPHPDVTDFENLIRKADNALYKAKEGGKDRVVSL